GCTCGACCGTGAGATCGGCCGCGGGATACGCGGCGAGGTTGTGCGGGTCGAGCGCGTAGTGTCCCTGACGGGGGAAGACCGTCGTCACGCGGTCGCCCCAGACACTCTTCATCGCTGCCAGGATGCGCTGCTTGTCATCGATCATGACATAATGCCGGGCGGGATAGAGCGCGGCGACGGCATCGAGCATCAGCTCCTTGTGCACGTAGATCAGCACCCGTCCCTCCACCGCCGCCCAGAGCCCGGAGCGCTGGATCTTGCGCGGCTGGAACACCACATCGCCATCCGACAGCACGACGGTCAATCCCCAGGTGC
This Gemmatimonadales bacterium DNA region includes the following protein-coding sequences:
- a CDS encoding HAD family hydrolase; amino-acid sequence: MSAPADVVFLLDCDNTLLDNDRVQDDLRDHLAREFGPACRDRYWAILEQLRAELGYTDYLGALQRYRMGDMGDTRLLLMSSFLVDYPFATRLYPGALDVVHHLRTWGLTVVLSDGDVVFQPRKIQRSGLWAAVEGRVLIYVHKELMLDAVAALYPARHYVMIDDKQRILAAMKSVWGDRVTTVFPRQGHYALDPHNLAAYPAADLTVE